From Caldicellulosiruptor hydrothermalis 108, a single genomic window includes:
- the hisH gene encoding imidazole glycerol phosphate synthase subunit HisH, translating into MKRICIVDYGMGNLRSVQKAFEYIGFEAFVTSSKDDIERSDAIVLPGVGAFDIAILNLKRFGLVDVLRKKIKESLFLGICLGYQLLYEFSEEGSCEGLRIFNGEVKKFPQKENIKIPHMGWNRIKVKGNSKLLKGVDDQFVYFVHSYYVENKDKSIVSSVCEHGIEFDSSIESGNIFATQFHPEKSGEVGLQILKNFGGLL; encoded by the coding sequence GTGAAAAGAATATGTATTGTGGACTATGGAATGGGAAACTTGAGAAGTGTACAGAAAGCATTTGAATACATAGGCTTTGAAGCTTTTGTTACGTCAAGCAAAGACGACATTGAGAGATCAGATGCGATTGTTCTGCCGGGGGTAGGAGCATTTGACATAGCTATTTTAAATCTTAAAAGATTTGGTCTTGTTGATGTCTTGAGAAAAAAAATAAAAGAGTCTTTATTTTTGGGTATTTGCTTGGGTTATCAGCTATTATATGAATTTAGCGAAGAAGGCAGTTGTGAGGGTTTAAGAATTTTCAACGGAGAGGTCAAAAAGTTTCCTCAAAAAGAGAACATCAAAATCCCACACATGGGATGGAACAGGATAAAAGTTAAAGGAAATTCAAAACTTTTAAAGGGTGTGGATGATCAGTTTGTCTATTTTGTTCATTCGTATTATGTGGAAAATAAAGATAAATCAATAGTATCTTCTGTGTGTGAGCATGGTATTGAGTTTGACTCTTCAATAGAAAGTGGCAATATATTTGCTACTCAGTTTCATCCTGAAAAAAGTGGTGAAGTGGGACTGCAAATACTTAAGAACTTTGGGGGATTGCTATGA
- the hisA gene encoding 1-(5-phosphoribosyl)-5-[(5-phosphoribosylamino)methylideneamino]imidazole-4-carboxamide isomerase yields MIVIPAIDLIDGKCVRLTQGDYNKVELFNSDPIEQAKLFKKSGAKYIHVVDLDGAKVGRPVNFEVIRNIKRSTCLTVECGGGIRDKATVELYLSSGIDYIILGSVIFKNPDFVSEVIKLFGKERFIASLDFKDGFVKLSGWQEATTITIEEGIMKIKTLGFERLIYTDITTDGMLKGHNFEAARYIRKLFDGFLTASGGISSKEDIIRLKSIGVDAAIVGKALYIGQLKLEEVISLL; encoded by the coding sequence ATGATTGTTATACCTGCAATAGACCTTATAGATGGAAAGTGTGTAAGACTTACTCAGGGAGATTATAACAAGGTTGAGCTGTTCAATTCAGATCCAATTGAGCAGGCAAAACTTTTTAAAAAAAGTGGTGCAAAATACATCCATGTTGTTGATTTGGATGGTGCAAAAGTTGGAAGACCAGTGAATTTTGAAGTTATAAGAAACATAAAAAGATCTACATGCTTGACAGTTGAATGCGGTGGAGGCATTAGAGATAAGGCTACAGTTGAGCTTTATCTCTCTTCAGGAATTGACTATATCATTTTAGGTTCTGTCATCTTTAAAAATCCTGATTTTGTAAGTGAAGTTATAAAACTGTTTGGTAAAGAAAGATTTATTGCTTCTCTTGACTTTAAAGATGGTTTTGTAAAACTTTCTGGATGGCAGGAAGCAACAACAATTACCATTGAAGAAGGAATTATGAAAATAAAAACTTTGGGATTTGAAAGGCTTATTTATACAGATATAACAACTGATGGAATGTTAAAAGGACATAACTTTGAAGCTGCAAGATATATTCGCAAACTTTTTGACGGATTTTTGACAGCATCAGGTGGGATTTCATCTAAAGAGGATATTATAAGACTTAAAAGTATAGGTGTTGATGCAGCAATTGTTGGAAAAGCTCTTTATATAGGTCAGCTCAAATTAGAGGAGGTAATTAGTTTACTTTAA
- the hisIE gene encoding bifunctional phosphoribosyl-AMP cyclohydrolase/phosphoribosyl-ATP diphosphatase HisIE, whose product MIDISALKFDQNGLVPVIVQDSLTGEVLMLAYMNREALELTIQTGYMHYFSRSRNKIWKKGETSGNVQKLESLFLDCDGDTLLAIVEQTGVACHTGNKTCFFSALEGDKKKITTDIIFELMKTINERKQNKVEGSYTCYLFEKGLDKILKKIGEEATEVVIGAKNGQKEEIIYEISDLMYHLSVLLAYFNLDWTDILKSLEERRK is encoded by the coding sequence ATGATAGATATCTCAGCTTTGAAGTTTGACCAAAATGGACTTGTGCCTGTTATTGTACAGGATAGTCTAACAGGTGAAGTACTTATGCTGGCATACATGAACAGGGAAGCTTTAGAGCTTACCATTCAGACAGGGTATATGCACTATTTTAGCCGAAGCAGAAACAAGATATGGAAAAAAGGAGAGACTTCAGGTAATGTCCAAAAATTGGAAAGTTTATTTTTAGACTGTGACGGTGACACCTTGCTTGCCATTGTTGAACAAACAGGAGTTGCGTGTCATACAGGGAACAAAACATGTTTTTTTAGTGCTTTGGAAGGTGATAAAAAAAAGATTACAACTGACATTATTTTTGAACTGATGAAAACAATAAATGAAAGAAAGCAAAATAAGGTAGAAGGTTCGTATACCTGTTACCTATTTGAAAAGGGACTTGATAAGATACTTAAAAAGATTGGCGAGGAGGCAACAGAGGTAGTAATTGGAGCAAAGAATGGTCAAAAAGAAGAAATAATCTATGAGATATCTGATTTGATGTACCACTTGAGTGTTTTACTGGCGTATTTTAACCTCGACTGGACAGATATTTTAAAAAGCTTGGAGGAGAGAAGAAAATAA
- the hisF gene encoding imidazole glycerol phosphate synthase subunit HisF, with amino-acid sequence MVAKRIIPCLDVNRGRVVKGINFVNLVDAGDPVESAQKYNQLGADELVFLDITASHEERNIMIEVVKNVAEKVFIPFTVGGGIRNLDDIRNLLLAGADKVSINSAAVKNPDLVNEAAKVFGSQCIVVAIDAKRHSNGFHVYINGGRIDTGLDAVKWAKEVEMRGAGEILLTSMDRDGTKAGYDLDLLEAICSSVNIPVIASGGAGRPEHFLEAFKAGAEAALAASIFHFGEILIGDLKSYLKNHGIEVRI; translated from the coding sequence GTGGTTGCTAAGAGAATAATTCCCTGTCTTGATGTCAACAGAGGAAGGGTTGTTAAAGGTATAAACTTTGTCAACCTTGTTGATGCTGGCGACCCTGTCGAAAGTGCTCAAAAATATAATCAGCTTGGTGCTGATGAACTGGTGTTTTTAGATATTACAGCATCGCATGAAGAAAGAAATATAATGATAGAGGTCGTAAAGAATGTAGCTGAGAAGGTTTTTATTCCTTTTACAGTAGGTGGTGGTATAAGAAATTTAGATGACATTAGAAATTTGCTTTTGGCTGGAGCTGATAAGGTTTCGATTAACTCTGCAGCGGTTAAAAACCCCGACCTTGTAAATGAGGCTGCAAAGGTTTTTGGTTCGCAGTGTATTGTGGTGGCAATTGATGCAAAAAGACACAGTAATGGTTTCCATGTGTATATAAACGGTGGAAGGATAGACACAGGACTTGACGCTGTAAAATGGGCAAAAGAAGTTGAAATGAGAGGGGCAGGAGAGATACTACTTACCTCAATGGACAGAGACGGAACAAAAGCTGGATATGATTTAGATCTTTTAGAGGCTATTTGTAGCAGCGTAAACATTCCTGTCATTGCTTCAGGTGGTGCTGGCAGGCCAGAGCATTTTTTAGAGGCTTTCAAAGCTGGTGCAGAAGCTGCTTTGGCTGCTTCTATATTTCATTTTGGAGAGATTTTAATTGGAGATTTAAAAAGTTACTTAAAAAATCACGGCATTGAGGTGAGGATATAA
- a CDS encoding mannose-1-phosphate guanylyltransferase, protein MQRFAVVMAGGGGTRFWPLSRSSSPKQFLNLSGNDILINETIDRISKVIPKKNIFIVTNINQKEMIEKVLDEEIDRKNIIYEPIGRNTAACILYAALKIKKIHENGIMCVFPSDHYIKDNDGFAEVINTCIEIAEKHDKLITIGINPTFPSTGYGYIKFDRDSSDKYEKKAYEVLEFVEKPSFDRAKAYIKSGNYLWNSGMFVWKIDTIIQNFNRFLPRIYNRFYSIYEYLWTDQEFEKIGEIYPSLQDISIDYGIMERADEVVVVPGDFGWNDVGSWDSLGAIFPPDDDGNIVKALHVGIDTRDCIIYGNNRLIATINVSDVIIAETEDAVLVCSKNRAQDVKKIVEILKERKLDKFI, encoded by the coding sequence ATGCAAAGATTTGCAGTGGTTATGGCAGGTGGTGGTGGTACAAGGTTTTGGCCTTTGTCACGAAGCTCGTCGCCAAAGCAATTTTTAAACCTCTCTGGAAATGACATTTTGATAAATGAAACAATTGATAGGATATCAAAGGTCATTCCTAAGAAGAATATCTTTATTGTCACCAACATAAATCAAAAAGAGATGATAGAAAAGGTCCTTGATGAAGAGATAGATAGAAAAAACATCATTTATGAGCCAATTGGAAGAAACACTGCAGCTTGTATTTTATATGCTGCACTTAAAATTAAAAAAATACATGAAAATGGAATAATGTGTGTATTTCCATCTGACCACTATATTAAAGATAACGATGGATTTGCTGAAGTAATAAATACCTGCATTGAAATTGCTGAAAAGCATGACAAGCTCATAACAATTGGAATAAATCCAACTTTTCCATCAACTGGTTATGGTTATATAAAATTTGACAGAGATTCCAGTGATAAATATGAGAAAAAAGCTTATGAGGTTTTGGAATTTGTCGAAAAGCCATCATTTGACAGAGCAAAAGCCTATATAAAAAGCGGTAATTACCTGTGGAACAGTGGGATGTTCGTATGGAAGATAGACACAATCATTCAAAACTTCAATAGGTTCCTGCCCAGAATCTACAATAGGTTTTATTCTATATATGAGTATCTTTGGACAGACCAAGAGTTTGAGAAAATAGGAGAGATATATCCATCTCTTCAGGATATATCTATTGACTATGGGATAATGGAAAGAGCTGACGAGGTGGTAGTGGTACCTGGCGATTTTGGCTGGAATGATGTGGGGTCATGGGACTCTCTTGGAGCAATATTCCCACCAGACGATGATGGTAACATTGTGAAAGCTTTGCATGTTGGGATTGATACGCGTGACTGCATAATTTATGGAAACAACAGGCTTATCGCCACAATTAATGTGTCTGATGTAATTATTGCTGAGACAGAAGATGCAGTTCTTGTTTGTTCAAAAAACAGAGCACAGGATGTTAAAAAGATTGTTGAAATTCTCAAAGAACGAAAACTGGATAAGTTTATTTAA